From the Candidatus Binataceae bacterium genome, the window CCGGCAGCCGGGGCCGCCGCGGGCGAGCCCGTGGTTGTCATCGACCCGGGTCACGGCGGCTACGATTCGGGCACCGAGGTCGGCGCGCCGCTTCTTGAGAAAGATCTCGCGTTGCAGATCGCTATTCGCCTTCAGACCGAGCTCGAGCGCCGCCGCGTCCGCGCAATACTCACTCGTACGGGCGACTATTTCGTGACGCTTGCCGACCGCACCGCGTTTGCCAACAAGGCCGGCGCCGACCTCTTCATCTCGATCCATCTCAACTCGAGTCCCGACGCCGGCACGACCGGAATCGAGACATACTACCTGAACAACACGACCGATCGCGCGACGATCAGGCTGGCGGCGATGGAGAACGCGAGCGAGGGCGCCTATAGCACGGCGGCAAGGGGCGACCTAAACTACATCCTGAGCGATATGCGCCAGCAATATAAGGCCAACGAGTCGGTCGCCCTTGCTTCGATGATCGAGGCGCAGACCGCAGCCGACCTTAACGCCTCGTTGGGAGTGCGGGTGAGCGCGCTCGGCGCGATGCGCGGGCCATTCTACGTTCTGGTCGGCGCACGGATGCCCGCGGTGCTGGTGGAGTGCGGCTTTCTCTCCAACCGCGAGGAGGCCGCGCGTCTGGCTTCCGCGCGGTACCAGGAGGTCCTCGCGCAGGGTATCGCGGAAGCGGCGCTCCATTACTTCAACGCCGACGCCGCGGTGGGCAATCTGTGAACGAAGCCCCGCTTCCAGGCGTCGCCGGGAGTGCGGCGGTGGCCGAGCCCACAACCGCGCGCGACGAAGATTCGCTCTACGCCGAATTTCGGAGTGCCGAGCGGCCGGGACAGGCCGCCCGCGCATGGCTCGACGCGGTACGCAAAGAGCTTGCGGCGCGGCATTTCGCCGGCGCCGGCGGGATGGAGATCGTCCGCGAATACACCGGATGTATCGACAGGTTGGTGCGCGCGCTCTATCGTTACGCCGAGCTCCATCATTCGCGGCGTTTCGCGCGCCTGAACCAGCGCCTCGCGGTCATCGCGCGCGGCGGTTACGGGCGCGGCGAGCTCAATCCGCAATCCGACATCGATCTGCTCTTTCTGCACGACTACAAGCCCGGCCCTTACGTCGAGGTGGTGACCGAGATAATCCTGCACGCGCTGTGGGATGCCGGCCTCACGGTCGGCCAGGCGGTGCGCAACATCCGTGAATGCGTGCGCGCCGCCAACGACGATCTGAAGGAGAAGACCGCGATCCTCGATATCCGCCTGCTCGCCGGCGACGAGAAGCTGTGGGCGGCGCTGGACAAGGAGCTGGTCGACGAGGTCCTCAACCGCAACCAGCAGAAATTTTTTCAAACCAAGCTCAAGGAAAGCCGCGACCGCCATCGCCACTACGGCGATTCGATTTACTTGCTCGAGCCGCAGATCAAGGAGGGCGAGGGAGGGCTGCGCGACCTGCATACGGCGCTCTGGCTGGCCAAGGTCAAGTACAAGGTACATTCGCTGCCCGAGCTGGTGCAGAAGGCGATCATCAGCGCCGCCGAGCTCGAGGAGGTAGTGCGTGCACAGGACTTTCTTTACCGCCTGCGCAATTCGCTGCACTTCCTGAGTGGACGGCATCACGATCAGCTCACGTTCGAGTACCAGGAGCAGATCGCTCCGTTGCTCGGTTTCAGCGCCAGCGCTTCGGGCAGCGCGTCTTCCGCGCTGATGCGCCACTATTACGCGCAGGCCGCCGCGATCCATCGGTTCTCCGAGGGGCTTATAGCCCGCGTCACCGAGGATCCTTCCGCCGGGCGCTTCATGCGCCGCGCCGGCGGACGTCAGATCCGCCCCGGCGTGCTCATCCAGGGGCGCCTGCTTGCGATCGCGGACAAGGACTTCTTCACCCGCGCGCCGATCAATCTGATCACCATCTTCGCCGATTGCCAGGCGCATGGCGTGGAGCTTTCGGGAAGCGCGTATCAGCAGGTGCGCGACAACCTCGGCCTGATCGACGACGCCTTCCGATGCGATCCGCGGACCGGGATGGCGCTGATGGGTCTCTTGTCAGGGCGCCAGCGCGTGGCGGAGACGCTGGAGGCGATGCATCGCGCGGGCGTGCTCGGCGCGGTGATTCCCGAATTCGGCAATCTGTACGCGCGGGTCCTGCACGACCTCTACCACATCTATACCGTCGACCGGCATTCGCTCGCCGCGGTGCGCGAGCTCGAGCGGCTGCGCGCGGGCGAGTTCAAGGACAGCAACCCGCTGCTGACCGAGGTGGCGCGCGAAGTCGCCGCGCTGCCGCTGATCTTTCTTGCCCTGGTCCTGCACGACATCGGCAAAGGCCACGGCCACGACCATCACGAACGCGGTGCGGTGCTGACGGCCGAAGTCTCGCGCCGCCTGGGGCTGGACGGCGAGGAGACCGACCTGGTCGTATTCCTGGTGCGCAACCATCTGATGATGTCGCAGGTGGCGCAGAAGGGCGACGTCGACGACGTGCGCACGGTGGAGGAATTCGTGCGCGCGACCGGCTCGATAGATCGGCTGAAGGCGCTTTACCTGATGACCTTCGCCGATATGCGCGCGGTCGCGCCCAACGTTTACAACAACTGGCGCGACATGCTGCTGAGCGATCTCTACATGCGCGCGCTCAAGATCCTGGAGCAGGGCGATCGCGAGGCGGTCGATCCCGCGCGCCGCCTCGCCCTGGTCAAGGCCGCCGTGCGCGAGCGTCTCGGACCGCTCGGCGCCTCTCTCGAAGAGCTCGCGGCGTTTCTCGACCTGATGCCCGAGCGCTACTTCCTGACCGTTTCGGAAGACGACATCCCGATGCACTTCGAGCTGATGCGCGCGCTGGGCGAGCAGGCCCTGGTCTGCCGCCATCGCCACTTTCCCGAACTCGAGTTCAGCGAGTTTATCGTCGCCACGCGCGACCAGCCGGGCCTGTTCTCTAAGATCGCGGGCGTGCTTACCGCCAACAATCTCAACATTCTCTCCGCGCGGATCACGACCCGCGAGGACGGCGTGGCGCTGGACGTCTTTCGCGTATCGCACGGCGCCGGGGGGATGGCGATGGAAGAGGAACGATGGCTGCGCGTCGAGCGCGATCTCGAAGCGGTGCTGGCGGGCCAGCGCGACCTCGAGGCGATGGTGGCTGGGGCGCAGCGCTCGCGCGTGGCCGGGCGCACATTCGTGCGCCGCGTGGCGACCGAGATCACGGTGGACAACCGCAGCTCCGAGCAATACACGGTGGTCGACGTTTTCACCCAGGATCGGGTCGGGCTGCTGTTCGCGATCACGCACACCCTGTTCAAGCTCGGGATGGTGATCCATCTCGCGCGCATCTCGACCAACGCCGACCAGGCGCTGGACGTTTTCTACATCAGCGACGCGAACGGCGGAAAAGTCGTCGAGCTCGAGGCGATGCGGCGTTTGCGCGCGGCGCTGGTCGAGCGGCTGGACGAAGTTCCGGCGCATAATGGAGCGTCGTGAAACCCCGGCTGAGCCTCGCAGCGGCGGCGCCTCAGAGCGGATCGAATGGCGCGGCGCGCGGCTCGCGCCGCCCCCCGAACGACGCCTGGGACGCGATCCTCGAGCGCCATCTCGATCGTCTGCGGGTCGAGCGCGGCCTCGGCAACAACTCGGTGCAGGCGTACGCGCGCGACCTGCGCGAGTTCCAGCAGCATTGCCGGGACCGCGGAATCGAACCCGCGGTGCTCACGGCGCGCGCGGTCAGCGGCTACCTCGAAGCGATGGGCCGGCGCGGGATGGCGGTTGCGAGTCAGCGCCGCCATCTGGCGAGTATACGCGGGCTTGCGCGCGAGATGGTCGAGCAGAAGATCGTCGAACAGGACCCTGCCGCGCCGATAAAGCTGCGGCCGCATCCGCGGGCGTTGCCGCGCACGCTCGGGCGGCGCGATCTCGAGATGCTGCTCGACGCGATCGACACCAAAACCCTTCGCGGCAAGCGCGACCGCGCGATGCTCGAGCTGGCGTATGGATGCGGTTTGCGGGTTTCGGAGCTGGTCGGGCTCAGGGCGGGCCAGGTCAACCTCGCCGAGCGAATGGTGGTCGTGATGGGCAAGGGCGGCAAGGAGCGGATCGTGCCGATCGGATCGGCTGCGGTGCGCGCGCTCAGGAGCTACCTTGTCGCGCGTGAGCGTGAGCGATCGCAAAAGGGCCGCGCGGCGCGGCCTTCGCCGGCCGTGTTTACGAGCAGGCTGGGGCGCGCGATGACGCGGCAGGGGTTCTTCAAGGCGCTCAAGGGATGGACGCTCGCGGAGCCTAGGCTTGCGTGGGTGAGCCCGCACACCTTGCGCCACTGTTTCGCGACACATCTTTTGGAAGGCGGCGCGGATTTGCGTGCGGTGCAGGAGATGCTCGGCCACAGCGACATCTCGACCACGCAGATTTACACCCATCTGTCGAAGACCCATCTGCGCAAGGTCCATCGCACGCATCATCCGCGCGCCGCGCGCGCCGCACGGGCCGAAATTTCTTGAGCGCGATCCGAAGGCGAGAGAACCAACGCGTGGGCAACGTCAGCGAGTTTATCGTCACCCTCTCGATCTGGGCGGTGCCCACGGTGTTTGCGATCGTGCTGCACGAGGTGATGCACGGTTATGTCGCGAACCTGCTCGGCGACGATACTGCGCGGCGCGCGGGGCGCCTGACGCTCAACCCACTCGGCCACGTCGATCCGATCGGCACGGTGATCATGCCGGCGCTGCTGCTCTTTCTGCATCTGCCCGTTTTCGGCTACGCAAAACCGGTGCCGGTCGACTTCCGGCGCCTGACCCCTCGACGCGCCGGGATGATCGCGGTCGCGGCGGCGGGGCCGCTGACTAACCTCGCGCTCGCGGTCGCGAGCGCCTTCGGGGCACGGATGCTCGCGCCCTATGTCAACGCGCCGTGGGGCGAGGCGATCGCACTGCCGCTGGTTTACATGATGCAGGCGTCGGTGATGATCAACGTACTGCTCGCGATCTTCAATCTGCTGCCGCTGCTGCCGCTCGACGGCGGCCGGGTGGTGGCGGGACTTTTGCCGCCGCTGGCGGCGCGGGCCTACGCGCGTCTTGAACCGTACGGACTTCTGATATTATTCGCGTTGTTGTATACGAACGCGGTGGACGTGGTTATTGGCCCGCTGATTAACGCGATCGCACGGGTGCTGCTGTGAGCGGCGGTGCGCACGACGCGGCGGAGCGCATCGAGGCGGCGGCGGGGCCGCGCTTTCGCCTCCCGATCTACGAGGGGCCGCTCGACCTGCTGCTTCATCTGATCAAGCGGGCGGAACTCGACGCGCGCGACGTCACCGCCAAGGTCATCACCGAACAGTATCTCGCCTATCTCGAGTTGCTCGACTCGCTCAACCTCGACGTGGCCGGCGAGTATCTGGTGATGGCGGCGACACTGCTGCTCATCAAGTCGTTCTCCATGCTGCCGCACGCCGGGACCGAGGAGCTGGAGGAGGCCGAGGAACTCAAGCGGGACCTGGTCGCGCGACTGCTCGAGTACCAGCGCTATCGCGAGGCCGCCGAGAAGCTCGGCGCGCGCACGCTGCTCGGCCGCGACGTCTTCGCCGCGCCGGGCGAAAAGCTGCCGGAGCCGCAGGACGAAGAGGCGGGCGGAGCGCCGCGGCTTAGCGTGTCGCTCTTCGACCTGGTCGAGGCGATGGCGGCGGTGCTGAAGCGGCTCGGCGACGCGACGCCGCGTCAGATCACGCTGCGCGACGTTCCGGTCGCCGAGTGCATCCCGCGGATCATGACGGCGCTGGAGCAGAGCGGCGGCACGGTGGAGTTCGCAGCGCTGTTCGAGGATTTCAACGATCCGGACGATCGCCCGACGGTGATCGCGACCTTCATGGCGCTGCTGGAATTGATCCGGCAGGGCAGGGTGCGCGCACATCAGGAGCGCCGCTACGGCCCGATCCTGCTGGAGCGGGCGGCTCGTGCCGAGGCGCCGGCGGCGCCGGCGGACGGAGAACAGCAATGAACAAGCGCGGCGCGCTCGATATTGGATAATGCGGCCTTCGATAGTGCGCGTTCGGGATAACGCGGTCTTTGGTACGAAGGCTTAAGGCTTAACGGCGCGGCAGCGGGAGCGGGATGGAAGAGGAACGGCTCAAGGCGATTTTGGAAAGCCTGATGTTCGCGGCGGGCGAACCGGTCTCGCTCGCGCGGCTCGCGGCGGTCCTCGATAACGTCCCGCGCGACGCGATTAAGCAGGCGCTCGGCGCGATGCTTCTGGGTTATGGCGCGCGCGGGGTCGTGCTTGAAGAGGTGGCGGGCGGCTACCAGCTGCGCACGCCCAAGGAGCACGCGCTCTACGTGCGCAAGCTCCTCGCCGCCAAGCCGCCGCGCCTGAGCCGTCCGCTGCTCGAGACGCTCGCAATCGTCGCGTACCGCCAGCCCGTGACCCGTCCTGAAATCGAGCAGCTGCGCGGCGTCGATTCGGGCGGCGTGCTCGAGACGCTGCTCGAACGCCGGCTGGTGCGGATCGCCGGGCGCAAGGAAGCGCCGGGACGTCCGATCCTGTACGCCACGTCGCTGGAGTTCCTCGAAGTGTTCGGGCTGCGCGACCTCGACGGCCTGCCGGACCTCGAAGAGTTCAAGGAACTGGAAGAGCGCGCCGCCCAGCAGGCTGCGAGCGAGCAGGCCCCGAGCGAGCACGACGCGCCCGGAGTGCAGCAGGAGCTCGCGATGACGGCGCCCGCGCCCGAGTCATCGTCGTCATCGCTCGAAGCTTCAGCCGAAGCTTCGGACGAAGCCTCGGCTGAATCGCCCGCACACTCCGCCAAGGCCGGTTCGCCCGGCGACGCGGCCTCGCCGCAGCCCGAACGCGAAGACGAACCGCAGCAGTAAGGGGCGCCGGCGCCGCGTGCGCAGAGCGCTCCGCGCTAGATCCGCCTCGGCGTCGGACGCAGCCGCATCCGCGCGTCAACCACGATCGCGCCGTTTCCGGGCGGCAGCACCTTGACCGGATTCAGGTCCATCTCGGTCAACTCGGGAATCGCCTCGATCAGCGCCGAGACGCGCCGGAGCACGGCGACGAGCGCCTCGCGATCGCCGGGCGCCGCGCCGCGATAGCCGTCGAGCAGGCGCGAGGTTCGCAGCGTCGAGAGCATCTCGCGGGCGTCCATATCGGTGACCGGACTCAACCGGAACGCGACGTCGTGCAGCAGCTCCACCATCACGCCGCCCAGCCCGCACACCACGAGCGGACCGAAGGTCGGATCGGTGGTGACTCCGACCAGCGCCTCGATTCCGCCCTGGACCTCGCGCTGCAGGAGCACGCCTTCGAGCGCCGCGCCGGCGCCGCGCGTGCGCTCGGCGAGCGTGACGGCGGCTTCGGCCACGGCGACCGGCGAGTGCAATCCCATGATCACGCCTCCGATATCGCTCTTGTGCGTGACGCCCGGTGCGATCACCTTGGCGACCAGCGGATAACCGAGGCTGTCGGCTACTCGCGGTGCGTCGGCCACCGAGGAGCGCTGGGCCTGCGCGACTTCGATTCCGGCGGCGCGCAGGATGGTCGTGATGTCTTCCGGGGCAAGCCAGATTGGGCCTGCGGCGTCCTGCAGCGCGCGGTCGACCACCGCGCGCACCGCGCCCATCGCGAACGGACTTAGCTCGAGCGCGATGCCGCGCGGCCGCTCGCGCCATCGCGCATAACCGCACGCCGCCCCGAGCACTCGCGCCGCATTTTCCGGAAACGCATACGACGGAATCTGCCCGCGCGCGCCGGCGTCGATTAGCGGCGGGGGCCATTGCGAGGCGAGAAACACGGTCAGGACGGGCTTATGCGCGGGCACCTGCGATGCGCCGCGCGCGATCGCGTCGGCGACGAGGCTCCGCGGCGCCTCGGTCGCCGGGATATAGACCGCCACTACCGAATCGAGGTTAGGGTCGGCGCCGACCGCCGCAATCGCGCGTTCGTACTCGGCCGCTCCCGCCGTTGCCGTCAGATCAACCGGATTGCCGAACGACGCGCGCGCGGGCAGGAACGCGCGCAGCGCGCCGACCGTACCCTCGGCAAGTTGCGGCAGCGCGAGGCCGTTCGCTTCGCACGCATCGGCGAGCAGGATTCCCGGGCCGCCGGCGTTGGTCACCACGCCGACGCGCTGACCGGCGGGTACCGGCTGCGTCGAGAGCATCGCGACGACGTCGAACATCTCCATCAGCGTGTTGGTGCGGATAACGCCGGCCTGCTCGAACAGCGCCTCGACGGCGACGTCGAGATTGGCGAGCGCCGCGCTGTGGCTGGATGCGGCGCGCCGTCCCGCCGCCGAGCGTCCCGATTTGACCGCGACGATCGGTCGGCGGCGCGCGACCTCGGGTGCGAGGCGCGCGAACTTGCGCGGATTGCCGACGCTCTCCAGATAGAGCACGACCACGCCGGTGCGGCCGTCGTCGAGCCAGTAGGCGAGCAGGTCGTTGTTGGATACGTCGGAGCGGTTGCCCGCGGAGACGAAGGTCGAGATTCCGATCCCGCGGCTCTTCATGTAGTCGAGGATCGCGATGCCCAGCGCGCCGCTTTGCGAGTACATCCCGACGTTGCCTGGCTGCGGCAGGGTCGGCGCGAAGGTGCCGTCCAGCCGCACGGCAGGGTCGGTGTTGATGACGCCCATGCAATTCGGCCCCACCATCCGCATCCCGGCCGCCCGCACCGCCTCGAACAGCCGTTCCTCCTGCGCCCGTCCCTCGGGCGAGACCTCGGCGAAGCCCGACGTGAGCACAACTACGCCGTGCACATGCGCGCGCGCACAGTCCTCGACCGCGCCGGGGACCAGTTCGGCGGGCACCGCCACGAGCGCGAGGTCCACCGGCGCGCCAATCGCGGTCGCGCTCGGGTAGCTTCGCAGCCCCATCACTTCGCCTGCCGCCGGGTTGACCGGGTAGATCGGCCCGTTGAAACCGGCGCGCTGCAGGTTGGCGACGAGCATGCCGCCGATCTTTTCGCGCGAACGCGAAGCGCCGATCACCGCCACCGAGCGCGGATGGAGCAGCTTGCGGATGCTCTCGCCGCCCGCGGTCCAGTTGCGCTGCTCGCTCGCCTGGCGCGAGGCCTCGGTCTCGCCGGTCGGAAAGCTCAGATGGACCACGCCCGCGTCGGCCGAACGCTTTACGCGGAAGCCGCTCTTGGAAAAGACCTCGAGCATGCGGTTGTTGTCGCCGAGCACGTCGGCCTGGAACTCGACGATTCCGGCGGCGCGCGCGACGCGTCCCATATGATCGAGCAGGACGGTTCCGATACCGCGCCCCTGATGCTCGTCCAGGACGGCAAACGCAACTTCGGCGCGTCCCGGCCCGGTGACGACATAGCGGCCGACGCCGATAAAACGCTCGTCGCCGCCGACGCGCAGCGTTGCCACGAGGGCGACATGGCCTGCGAAGTCGATCTCGGTGAAGCGCACGAGGTCCTGTTCGCTGAGCGAATGCTTCAGTCCGAAGAAGCGATAGTAGATTGAGTCCTGACTTAGGTGGCGGAAGTGATCGAGCAGGCGTTCCTTGTCGTCTGGGCGGATCGCGCGGATGTAGATCGAGCCGCCGTCGCGCAGGACCTCGTGCGCGGAATAGTTTCTGGCTTCGAGGCTGGTGTCGTTGGTCACGATGACCACCGCGTTGAGCTATTTCCGGCCGACCGAGAGCGCGCTCCGAAGATTTTCCGGGAGCGCGGATGCGCGCACGAACACCCATCCTTCCATCAGGCGGCGCGCCGTGCGATAAACCGTCGCGCTCTCGGCAAACCATTCATCGCATCCGCGATCGCGTCTGCGCTTTACCGTGGCACCTACCACGGTGAGGCCGGAAGGCTGCGCGATTCGCACGGGATCGCCGGGCGACGCGCTCGGGCGCACAAGCCGGTTTACGACCGAGCCCTCGATTCGCGACGCGACGGCGAGGCACATCGCGCCCGTCAGCGGGACGGCGCGATGCGGCTGGCCGATCGAGATCATCCGCACCGTCACGTCGGCGTCTTCTGCGGCCAGGCGCTCGCCGGCAAGCGTCCGCGACGGGCGCGCCGGCGCAACCATCGCGACCTTCGGGATGCTCGGGATGCGCGCCGCCTCTGTCGCGGTCCTCGCGATACCCATCCTGAGGCTCGCGGCGATTCTCATCGCCTCGAGACGGCTGAGCAGCGCGCCGTCGGCCTCGAGCTCGTCCGGCATCTCGACGCCGCTTGCGTCGAGCGCGTCAGCCGGGACGAACACGCACGGATTCGCCGCGTCCACCATCGAGACCTCGATTCCGCGCGGGCCGTCCACCTCCAGCGTATCGGCGGCATTTCCAGTCGGCAGCAGTTTGCCCGTGCCCGCGCCACCCGGCTCCAGGAAATCGAGGCGCACGGGAGCGCCGGTACCGGCGACGCCGGGAAGGACGAACTCGCCATCCACCGCGGCACGGCCATCGTCGAGCGGGAAGCGCGCAACGATGACCTTGCGCGTGTTGGTGTTGTAGATTCGCACCGTCGCCTGCC encodes:
- a CDS encoding N-acetylmuramoyl-L-alanine amidase, yielding AATAADADGRVQLAAAHPRAPTGRPDAPPARADAPLESAAVRLPPAAGAAAGEPVVVIDPGHGGYDSGTEVGAPLLEKDLALQIAIRLQTELERRRVRAILTRTGDYFVTLADRTAFANKAGADLFISIHLNSSPDAGTTGIETYYLNNTTDRATIRLAAMENASEGAYSTAARGDLNYILSDMRQQYKANESVALASMIEAQTAADLNASLGVRVSALGAMRGPFYVLVGARMPAVLVECGFLSNREEAARLASARYQEVLAQGIAEAALHYFNADAAVGNL
- the glnD gene encoding [protein-PII] uridylyltransferase; the encoded protein is MAEPTTARDEDSLYAEFRSAERPGQAARAWLDAVRKELAARHFAGAGGMEIVREYTGCIDRLVRALYRYAELHHSRRFARLNQRLAVIARGGYGRGELNPQSDIDLLFLHDYKPGPYVEVVTEIILHALWDAGLTVGQAVRNIRECVRAANDDLKEKTAILDIRLLAGDEKLWAALDKELVDEVLNRNQQKFFQTKLKESRDRHRHYGDSIYLLEPQIKEGEGGLRDLHTALWLAKVKYKVHSLPELVQKAIISAAELEEVVRAQDFLYRLRNSLHFLSGRHHDQLTFEYQEQIAPLLGFSASASGSASSALMRHYYAQAAAIHRFSEGLIARVTEDPSAGRFMRRAGGRQIRPGVLIQGRLLAIADKDFFTRAPINLITIFADCQAHGVELSGSAYQQVRDNLGLIDDAFRCDPRTGMALMGLLSGRQRVAETLEAMHRAGVLGAVIPEFGNLYARVLHDLYHIYTVDRHSLAAVRELERLRAGEFKDSNPLLTEVAREVAALPLIFLALVLHDIGKGHGHDHHERGAVLTAEVSRRLGLDGEETDLVVFLVRNHLMMSQVAQKGDVDDVRTVEEFVRATGSIDRLKALYLMTFADMRAVAPNVYNNWRDMLLSDLYMRALKILEQGDREAVDPARRLALVKAAVRERLGPLGASLEELAAFLDLMPERYFLTVSEDDIPMHFELMRALGEQALVCRHRHFPELEFSEFIVATRDQPGLFSKIAGVLTANNLNILSARITTREDGVALDVFRVSHGAGGMAMEEERWLRVERDLEAVLAGQRDLEAMVAGAQRSRVAGRTFVRRVATEITVDNRSSEQYTVVDVFTQDRVGLLFAITHTLFKLGMVIHLARISTNADQALDVFYISDANGGKVVELEAMRRLRAALVERLDEVPAHNGAS
- a CDS encoding tyrosine recombinase → MKPRLSLAAAAPQSGSNGAARGSRRPPNDAWDAILERHLDRLRVERGLGNNSVQAYARDLREFQQHCRDRGIEPAVLTARAVSGYLEAMGRRGMAVASQRRHLASIRGLAREMVEQKIVEQDPAAPIKLRPHPRALPRTLGRRDLEMLLDAIDTKTLRGKRDRAMLELAYGCGLRVSELVGLRAGQVNLAERMVVVMGKGGKERIVPIGSAAVRALRSYLVARERERSQKGRAARPSPAVFTSRLGRAMTRQGFFKALKGWTLAEPRLAWVSPHTLRHCFATHLLEGGADLRAVQEMLGHSDISTTQIYTHLSKTHLRKVHRTHHPRAARAARAEIS
- a CDS encoding site-2 protease family protein encodes the protein MGNVSEFIVTLSIWAVPTVFAIVLHEVMHGYVANLLGDDTARRAGRLTLNPLGHVDPIGTVIMPALLLFLHLPVFGYAKPVPVDFRRLTPRRAGMIAVAAAGPLTNLALAVASAFGARMLAPYVNAPWGEAIALPLVYMMQASVMINVLLAIFNLLPLLPLDGGRVVAGLLPPLAARAYARLEPYGLLILFALLYTNAVDVVIGPLINAIARVLL
- a CDS encoding segregation/condensation protein A, with the translated sequence MSGGAHDAAERIEAAAGPRFRLPIYEGPLDLLLHLIKRAELDARDVTAKVITEQYLAYLELLDSLNLDVAGEYLVMAATLLLIKSFSMLPHAGTEELEEAEELKRDLVARLLEYQRYREAAEKLGARTLLGRDVFAAPGEKLPEPQDEEAGGAPRLSVSLFDLVEAMAAVLKRLGDATPRQITLRDVPVAECIPRIMTALEQSGGTVEFAALFEDFNDPDDRPTVIATFMALLELIRQGRVRAHQERRYGPILLERAARAEAPAAPADGEQQ
- the scpB gene encoding SMC-Scp complex subunit ScpB encodes the protein MEEERLKAILESLMFAAGEPVSLARLAAVLDNVPRDAIKQALGAMLLGYGARGVVLEEVAGGYQLRTPKEHALYVRKLLAAKPPRLSRPLLETLAIVAYRQPVTRPEIEQLRGVDSGGVLETLLERRLVRIAGRKEAPGRPILYATSLEFLEVFGLRDLDGLPDLEEFKELEERAAQQAASEQAPSEHDAPGVQQELAMTAPAPESSSSSLEASAEASDEASAESPAHSAKAGSPGDAASPQPEREDEPQQ
- a CDS encoding GNAT family N-acetyltransferase encodes the protein MTNDTSLEARNYSAHEVLRDGGSIYIRAIRPDDKERLLDHFRHLSQDSIYYRFFGLKHSLSEQDLVRFTEIDFAGHVALVATLRVGGDERFIGVGRYVVTGPGRAEVAFAVLDEHQGRGIGTVLLDHMGRVARAAGIVEFQADVLGDNNRMLEVFSKSGFRVKRSADAGVVHLSFPTGETEASRQASEQRNWTAGGESIRKLLHPRSVAVIGASRSREKIGGMLVANLQRAGFNGPIYPVNPAAGEVMGLRSYPSATAIGAPVDLALVAVPAELVPGAVEDCARAHVHGVVVLTSGFAEVSPEGRAQEERLFEAVRAAGMRMVGPNCMGVINTDPAVRLDGTFAPTLPQPGNVGMYSQSGALGIAILDYMKSRGIGISTFVSAGNRSDVSNNDLLAYWLDDGRTGVVVLYLESVGNPRKFARLAPEVARRRPIVAVKSGRSAAGRRAASSHSAALANLDVAVEALFEQAGVIRTNTLMEMFDVVAMLSTQPVPAGQRVGVVTNAGGPGILLADACEANGLALPQLAEGTVGALRAFLPARASFGNPVDLTATAGAAEYERAIAAVGADPNLDSVVAVYIPATEAPRSLVADAIARGASQVPAHKPVLTVFLASQWPPPLIDAGARGQIPSYAFPENAARVLGAACGYARWRERPRGIALELSPFAMGAVRAVVDRALQDAAGPIWLAPEDITTILRAAGIEVAQAQRSSVADAPRVADSLGYPLVAKVIAPGVTHKSDIGGVIMGLHSPVAVAEAAVTLAERTRGAGAALEGVLLQREVQGGIEALVGVTTDPTFGPLVVCGLGGVMVELLHDVAFRLSPVTDMDAREMLSTLRTSRLLDGYRGAAPGDREALVAVLRRVSALIEAIPELTEMDLNPVKVLPPGNGAIVVDARMRLRPTPRRI
- a CDS encoding PrpF domain-containing protein translates to MNQLRLRAVFMRGGTSKAVMFRAADLPAERELWAPIFLGAIGSPDPNGRQLDGMGGGISSLSKICIIGPPTRADADVDYTFAQVSVKEASVDYSGNCGNMSSAVGPFAVDERLVAVVEEAGQATVRIYNTNTRKVIVARFPLDDGRAAVDGEFVLPGVAGTGAPVRLDFLEPGGAGTGKLLPTGNAADTLEVDGPRGIEVSMVDAANPCVFVPADALDASGVEMPDELEADGALLSRLEAMRIAASLRMGIARTATEAARIPSIPKVAMVAPARPSRTLAGERLAAEDADVTVRMISIGQPHRAVPLTGAMCLAVASRIEGSVVNRLVRPSASPGDPVRIAQPSGLTVVGATVKRRRDRGCDEWFAESATVYRTARRLMEGWVFVRASALPENLRSALSVGRK